CGGCCCCGCCCCGCCGACTTGCGCGGCGGGCGGTGCGGGTGCTCTGATCTGCCGCGTGACGCCTTCGAGCGGCCCCGGCCCGCGCGGGTCGGGCGTGCACGCGAGCATCGACGCGGTGTGGCGGCTGGAGGCCGCCCGGATCATCGCCGGGCTGGCCCGGATGGTGGGCGACATCGGGATCGCCGAGGACCTCGCGCAGGACGCGCTGCTCGCCGCCCTCGAACAGTGGCCCGAGTCGGGCGTCCCGGACGCGGGCCCGCACCGGCCCGTCCGGCGAACCCGTCCCCATCCACGAGCAGAACCGCGGCCTCTGGGACCGGCTCCTCATCCACCGCGGCTACACCGCCCTGCTCCGCGCGAAGGCCATCGGCGAACCGCCCGGCCCCTACGTGCTGCAGGCCGCGATCGCCGCCTGCCACGCGCAGGCGCCCACCGCCGAGGACACCGACTGGGAGCAGATCGCGTCCCTGTACGGCGTCCTCGCGAAGGCGGCCCCGTCTCCCGTCGTGGAGCTGAACCGGGCGGTGGCGGTCGGGATGGCGTACGGTCCCGAGCGGGGCCTGGAGATCGCCGACGCGCTGGTGGACGAGCCGACCCTGCGCGGCTACCACCTGCTCCCCGGCGTGCGCGGCGACCTGCTCGCACGGCTCGGGCGGCGCGGTGAGGCCCGCGCGCAGTTCGAGCGCGCGGCGGAGCTCACCCGCAACGCCGCCGAACGGAGGGTTCTGCTGGACCGCGCCGCCGCGCTCGGCGGCGGGGAGCGAGAGGAGAGGTGAACGGGTGATCGCGCATTCGGACGTGGCCGCCGCGGCGGCGCGCATCGCGGGCCGTGTCCGCAGGACGCCGCTGCTGGAGGTCGACCCGGCGCCGCTCGCGCCCGCAGCCCGGATGTGGCTGAAGCTGGAGCTGACGCAGCACACCGGGTCGTTCAAGGCGCGCGGCGCGTTCAACCACGTCCTTGCGGCGCGGGAGGAGGGGCGGCTGCCGGACGCCGGGATCGTCGCCGCCTCCGGGGGCAACGCCGGGCTCGCCTTCGCGTACGCGGCGTCGCGGTCCGGGGCGCCCGCCGAGGTGTTCGTCCCGGAGACGGCGCCCGCGGTGAAGGTCGCCCTGCTCCGCGCGCTCGGCGCCGCCGTCACCCAGGTCGGCGCCCGGTACGCGGAGGCGCAGGACGCCGCCCAGAAACGCGCCGCCGAGACGGGGGCGCTGTTCTGCCACGCCTACGACCTGCCGGAAGTGTGCGCCGGGCAGGGCACGCTCGGCCTGGAGATCCTGGAGCAGACCGGCGGGGAGATCGACACCGTCCTGCTCTCGGTCGGCGGCGGCGGGCTGATGGCGGGCGTCGCCGCCGCGCTGGAGGGCCGCGCCCGCGTGGTCGGCGTCGAGCCGGAGCGCATCCCCACCCTGGAGCGCGCTCTGCACGAGGGCGGGCCCGTCGCCGTGGACGTGTCCGGGGTCGCCGCCGACTCGCTCGGCGCGACGCGGCTCGGCGACATCGCCTTCTCCGTCGCGTCCCGCACCGGGGTGCTCCCGGTGCTCGTCTCCGACGAGGCGATCGTGGCGGCCCGCCGGTTCCTGTGGAGCGAGTACCGGCTCGTCGCCGAGCACGGGACCGCCGCCGCGGTCGCCGCACTCCGCGTGGGCGCCTACCGTCCCGAGCCCGGGGAGCGCGTCATGGTCGTCCTGTGCGGCGCCAACACCGACCCGTCCGACCTGGCGTGACCGGCCGACCCCGCCTGATCCCCGCCTGATCCCGGCCTGACCGGCGGGCCCGGACGCGGTTCAGGACACCGGACGGACCGACTGGAGCGGCAGGAGGCGGACGGGACGGTCGGCGACGGCGGACTGCGTCGCGACCTGGCCGCCGCAGAGCGCCTCCACGGCGTACGCGGCGAGCGCGTTGTCGACCGGGTGGGGGGCGGGGATGCCCTGGGCGTCGAGCTGCTGGTACTTGGTCAGGTTGAGGGCGATCGACATCTGCCGCGACCCGTCCTCGGAGGACAGCGTCTGGGCGGCCGCTCCGAAGACGACGCCGTCGTGGCCCCAGAACGTCCCGCACGGCAGGCTGAGCGCGTAGAGCCCGAGGCCGTAGTTCATGAGGAAGTTGCCCTCGGCGTCCTTCACGGCGACGGCGTGCTTCATCTGGACCAGCGCCTCCTCGCCGATGAGGTGCCCGGTGAGGAGCCTGCGGTAGAAGCGGTTGAGGTCGCGGTTGGTGGAGACCAGCGCGCCCGCCGTCCATGCCCAGGACATGTCGAACGTGCTGTAGTCGCGGGGCGGGTCCACCTGCTGGTAGAGCGACTCGTACATCCGCGAGTGGGGGCCGAACACCCACGGGCTGGACGGGAAGTAGGTGTTCCTCAGCCCGGCCTTGGCGATGACGTTACGGCTGATGTACGTCTCCGCCTTGGTCCGCGTCACCTTCTCCAGAAGCAGCCCGGCGATGATGTAGTTGGTGTTCGAGTACGACCAGCGCTCCCCCGGGATGCCGGTTCTGGGAGCGGCCAGGCCCCACTTGACGAGCTGCTCCGGCGGGACGCTGCGGAAGCGGTGGTCCTCGAGGCTCCTGGGCGACAGCTCCCTCAGCGACGGGAAGGCCCAGGCCATGTAGTCGCCGATGCCGCTGGTGTGGTTCAGGAGCATCCGCACCGTCACCTGCTCCCCCGCCATCGCCGGGACGAGGCCGGGCAGGTAGTCGTTCACCGGTGCGTCGAGGTCGATGCGGCCCTTCTCGACCTGCTGGAGGATCGCCGTGGCCATGAACGTCTTGGTGATGCTCCCCACGCGATGCCGCATGTTCGGCGTGACGGGACGTTCCACGCGGACGTCCGCGACGCCGGACGCGCCGTCCCACCTGGTGCGGCCGTCCCGCACCGACGAGAACAGCCCGTGCATGCCCGCGTCGTGCGTGGCGTCGAGGGTGGCGCGCAGCTTCGCCGGGTCGAACGGCCCGGCCGAGGGGACGCTCACGGAGTGCCGGGCGGGCGCCGAGGGCTCGCGGTCGGGCGCGGCGGCGGCCGGCGCCTGGAGCGGCGTCCCCGCCAGCGTCGTCGCCGCGAGCAGCGCGGCCACTCCCGCCGCGGCGCACCGCGCCGCGCGGACGCGCAGCCGGCGCGCCCGCCGTCCGAACCGCCTCGCCATCGCCCTCGTCTCTCCCCGCCGCCCGATCGTTCAGAGAGAAGTCTGCTAGGTGATCGTCCGGGCTGTCATCCCGGGGGTCCGGTGAGCGGGCGCCGCGACGACGTCGAGCCAGGCGAGCGGGCGGATCAGCTGAGCAGGTCGGCGAGGGTCTCGCGGCGGGACGGGTGCCGCAGCTTGTGCATCCCCTTCGACTCGATCTGCCGGATGCGCTCGCGCGTCACCCCGTAGACCTTGCCGACCTCCTCCAGGGTCTTGGGCTCGCCGCCGGCCAGGCCGAACCGCAGCGAGATCACGCCCGCCTCCCGCTCGGTGAGCGTCTCCAGGACCGCGTCGAGGCGCCCGCGCAGCATCGAGGACGCGACGACGTCGGCGGGGTCCCCGCCGTCGGGGTCCTCGATGACGTCGCCGAGCTCGCCGTCGCCGTCCTCGCCGAGCGGGGTGTGCAGGGACAGCGGCTCGCGGGCCTGCCGCCGCAGCCACTCCACCTTCTCGGGCGTGATGTCCAGCTCGGCGGCCAGCTCCTGCGAGGTCGGCTCGCGGCCGAGGTCCTGCGCCATCCGCCGCCGGACCCGCGTCATCCGGTTGAGGACCTCCACGACGTGGACGGGGATGCGGATCGTGCGGCTCTGGTCGGCGAGCGCGCGGCTGATCGCCTGCTTGATCCACCAGACGGCGTAGGTGGAGAACTTCAGGCCTCGGCGGTACTCGAACTTCTCCACGGCGCGGATGAGGCCGAGGTTGCCCTCCTGAACGAGGTCGTTCAGCGGCAGTCCGTGGCCCATGTACCGCTTGGCGAGCGAGACCACCAGGCGGAGGTTGGCCTCGACCATGTGCTCCTTGGCGCGGACGCCGTCGGCGGCGATCCATTCGAGGTCGGCGCGGTCCTGGAGGCTGAGCTCGTCGCCGAGCCGTTCGAGGCGCTCGCGGGCGAACAGGCCGGCCTCGATGCGCTTGGCCAGGTCGACCTCCTGCTCGGCCGTGAGCAGCGCGGTGCGCCCGATGCGGGAGAGGTAGTCCTTCATCGGGTCGGTGAGGTTGACGGTCCCGCGCGCGGACGCGCTGGGCGCTTGGCTGGCGTTCAGGGCTGTGTCCTTTGCTCGTCCAGGTACTCGTGCGGGTTCCGGTCCGGCTGCTCTTCCTGGTGTGCGCCCGGGCGATCGCCCGGCCGGGAGGGAACGGCTCACCCGATCTCGGTACCCGGAGGCGTCCCGCAATAATCCCGCGCGCCCCCCACCCCGGGGTTTCCACGGCGTTCCCCGCGGCCGGGACGCGCCGACCGCGGGGCGGGCGCCCTCCCCGGCGGAGGGCGCCCGGCCGGTCTAGCCGATCACCATCAGGAGGTCGCCCGCCTGCACCGGCGACGTCTCGGGG
The sequence above is drawn from the Actinomadura hallensis genome and encodes:
- a CDS encoding threonine/serine dehydratase, encoding MIAHSDVAAAAARIAGRVRRTPLLEVDPAPLAPAARMWLKLELTQHTGSFKARGAFNHVLAAREEGRLPDAGIVAASGGNAGLAFAYAASRSGAPAEVFVPETAPAVKVALLRALGAAVTQVGARYAEAQDAAQKRAAETGALFCHAYDLPEVCAGQGTLGLEILEQTGGEIDTVLLSVGGGGLMAGVAAALEGRARVVGVEPERIPTLERALHEGGPVAVDVSGVAADSLGATRLGDIAFSVASRTGVLPVLVSDEAIVAARRFLWSEYRLVAEHGTAAAVAALRVGAYRPEPGERVMVVLCGANTDPSDLA
- a CDS encoding serine hydrolase domain-containing protein — encoded protein: MARRFGRRARRLRVRAARCAAAGVAALLAATTLAGTPLQAPAAAAPDREPSAPARHSVSVPSAGPFDPAKLRATLDATHDAGMHGLFSSVRDGRTRWDGASGVADVRVERPVTPNMRHRVGSITKTFMATAILQQVEKGRIDLDAPVNDYLPGLVPAMAGEQVTVRMLLNHTSGIGDYMAWAFPSLRELSPRSLEDHRFRSVPPEQLVKWGLAAPRTGIPGERWSYSNTNYIIAGLLLEKVTRTKAETYISRNVIAKAGLRNTYFPSSPWVFGPHSRMYESLYQQVDPPRDYSTFDMSWAWTAGALVSTNRDLNRFYRRLLTGHLIGEEALVQMKHAVAVKDAEGNFLMNYGLGLYALSLPCGTFWGHDGVVFGAAAQTLSSEDGSRQMSIALNLTKYQQLDAQGIPAPHPVDNALAAYAVEALCGGQVATQSAVADRPVRLLPLQSVRPVS